The stretch of DNA ATGCCCAGCACATTGCCCTTCTCGTTCAGCACGCCCGCGATCTTACGCGCCGAGCCATTGACCTCTTCGGCATAGCGGAAAGCCACGCGGCCTTCGCCCTCGATGCGGTCCAGCGTGGCGTCGTCGGCGAAGAAGTTGCCGTCGTGGTGGGCCACGGGGATGGTGATGCGCTGGTCCTTGAAGTAGCGGCTGGTGAACAGCGAGTCGTTGTTCTCGACGTTCAGCGCCACCTCGCGGCAGACGAAGCGGATGCCGGCGTTGCGCATCAGCGCGCCGGGCAGCAGGCCGGCTTCGGTCAGCACCTGGAAGCCGTTGCACACGCCAAGGACGGCGACGCCCTTGTTGGCGGCGGCGACAACGGCCTGCATCACGGGGCTGCGGGCGGCCATGGCGCCGCTGCGCAGATAGTCGCCATAGGAGAAG from Novosphingobium sp. encodes:
- the purQ gene encoding phosphoribosylformylglycinamidine synthase subunit PurQ, whose protein sequence is MTFRAAVITFPGSNCDRDMAVAIENVCGGEVHRVWHGDAALPEGLDFIALPGGFSYGDYLRSGAMAARSPVMQAVVAAANKGVAVLGVCNGFQVLTEAGLLPGALMRNAGIRFVCREVALNVENNDSLFTSRYFKDQRITIPVAHHDGNFFADDATLDRIEGEGRVAFRYAEEVNGSARKIAGVLNEKGNVLGMMPHPERHIEKAQGGIDGRALFESVVRTLVSA